A DNA window from Microcystis aeruginosa NIES-843 contains the following coding sequences:
- the kdpB gene encoding potassium-transporting ATPase subunit KdpB: protein MRTNKGNSKSSRPLRVPRGRRDDRRHTPKVNRTGLYQRAIRQSFLKLDPRIAVRNPVLFVVWLGTIVTALVTIDPHLFGTIAGDRGQQRLLNGIITLILFFTVLFANFAEAIAEGRGKAQADALRSTRSDTMARKILADGSIESVSSTALGRGDRVKLVAGDVIPADGEVIEGIGSVDESAITGESAPVLKQPGTDIASSVTGGTRLLSDELTVRITQDPGQGFIDRMISLVEGAERTKTPNEIALTVLLAVLTQVFLIVVATIPPIGNYIAGFLETSLGPAVADTFRAGSSIAILISLLVALIPTTIGGLLSAIGIAGMDRVAQFNVIATSGRAVEACGDVNTLLLDKTGTITLGNRLADEFIPVNGHNLEELARICLAASLFDETPEGRSIIALARNLGANLDIDGQPGEGIEFSARTRMSGTDRAGEEYRKGAVDAIKGFVRSRGGSVPETLDEAQERVSRLGGTPLAVCRGNDIYGVIYLKDIVKPGLKERFDQLRRMGVRTIMLTGDNQITAAVIAAEAGVDDFIAEATPEDKIEVIRREQSQGKLVAMTGDGTNDAPALAQANVGVAMNSGTQAAKEAANMVDLDSDPTKLIDLVTIGKQLLITRGALTTFSVANDIAKYFAIIPTIFAAAGIGALNIMGLKSAQSAIVSALIYNALIIPVLIPLALKGVQFRPLTADQLLRRNILIYGVGGVIAPFIAIKIIDEIISAIGLR, encoded by the coding sequence ATGAGAACGAACAAAGGAAATTCTAAATCCTCCCGCCCGTTGCGAGTGCCGAGAGGTCGCCGGGACGACCGCCGCCACACCCCCAAGGTAAACCGGACAGGTCTCTATCAACGCGCGATCCGGCAGTCCTTCCTCAAACTCGACCCGCGCATCGCCGTGCGTAACCCGGTCCTGTTCGTGGTCTGGTTAGGAACGATCGTCACGGCCCTGGTCACGATCGACCCGCATCTATTCGGCACGATCGCCGGGGATAGGGGACAACAACGGCTACTTAACGGCATCATCACCCTCATCCTCTTCTTCACGGTGCTGTTCGCCAACTTCGCCGAGGCGATCGCCGAGGGGCGAGGAAAAGCCCAGGCCGATGCCCTGCGCTCCACCCGCAGCGACACGATGGCCCGGAAAATCCTTGCCGACGGCTCGATCGAGTCGGTCAGTTCCACGGCCTTGGGTCGGGGCGATCGGGTAAAACTGGTGGCCGGGGACGTGATTCCCGCCGACGGGGAAGTGATCGAGGGAATCGGTTCGGTGGATGAATCGGCGATCACCGGAGAATCGGCCCCCGTCCTCAAACAACCCGGAACCGACATCGCCAGTTCCGTCACCGGCGGCACCAGGCTTCTCTCGGACGAGTTGACAGTGCGGATCACTCAAGATCCCGGCCAGGGTTTTATCGATCGCATGATCTCCCTCGTGGAAGGGGCCGAGCGCACGAAAACCCCCAACGAGATCGCCCTGACGGTACTTCTGGCCGTGTTAACCCAAGTCTTTCTAATTGTCGTGGCCACGATTCCGCCGATCGGGAACTATATCGCCGGTTTCCTGGAAACGAGCCTCGGGCCGGCGGTTGCGGATACCTTTCGGGCCGGTTCCAGTATCGCCATCTTGATCTCGCTCCTCGTCGCCCTCATTCCCACGACGATCGGCGGTTTATTGAGCGCGATCGGCATCGCCGGGATGGATCGTGTGGCTCAGTTTAACGTCATCGCCACCTCCGGGCGCGCGGTGGAAGCCTGCGGCGACGTGAATACCCTCCTTCTCGACAAAACGGGAACGATCACCCTCGGAAACCGACTGGCTGACGAATTTATCCCCGTGAACGGTCATAACCTCGAGGAATTAGCCCGCATCTGTCTAGCGGCCAGCCTTTTCGACGAAACCCCGGAAGGACGCTCGATCATTGCCTTAGCCCGGAATTTGGGCGCGAACCTCGATATCGATGGCCAACCCGGCGAGGGAATCGAATTCTCCGCTCGTACCCGCATGAGCGGCACCGATAGGGCCGGCGAGGAATACCGTAAGGGAGCCGTAGACGCGATTAAAGGTTTCGTCCGTTCCCGCGGTGGTTCCGTTCCCGAAACCCTCGATGAGGCACAGGAAAGGGTTTCCCGTTTGGGGGGAACTCCCCTCGCCGTCTGTCGGGGTAACGATATCTACGGGGTGATCTATCTCAAGGACATCGTGAAGCCGGGATTAAAAGAGCGTTTCGACCAATTACGGCGCATGGGTGTGAGAACGATCATGCTCACCGGCGACAACCAGATCACGGCGGCGGTGATCGCGGCGGAGGCGGGGGTGGATGATTTTATCGCCGAGGCCACCCCAGAAGATAAGATCGAGGTGATCCGTCGCGAGCAATCCCAGGGCAAGTTAGTTGCTATGACGGGGGACGGAACCAACGACGCACCGGCACTGGCCCAGGCTAATGTCGGTGTGGCGATGAACTCCGGAACCCAAGCGGCGAAGGAGGCGGCCAATATGGTGGATCTCGATTCCGACCCGACCAAGCTGATCGATTTAGTGACCATCGGCAAACAGTTACTCATTACCCGCGGCGCCCTGACCACGTTTTCGGTAGCCAACGATATCGCTAAGTATTTCGCCATTATCCCGACGATTTTCGCCGCTGCCGGGATCGGTGCTTTAAACATCATGGGTTTGAAAAGCGCTCAATCGGCGATCGTCTCAGCCCTGATCTACAATGCCCTGATTATCCCCGTTTTGATTCCCCTGGCACTTAAAGGCGTTCAATTTCGCCCGCTCACCGCTGACCAACTATTGCGGCGCAATATCCTCATCTACGGCGTGGGGGGCGTGATTGCCCCGTTTATTGCTATTAAGATTATTGATGAGATAATTTCAGCGATCGGGTTGAGGTAA
- a CDS encoding IS630-like element ISMae21 family transposase, translating into MSYSLDLRKKVIDYVENGGSITKAAALFNIGRATIYRWLGREKLEATKVKHRQRKLDWKALSKDVQENPEARLRDRAEKFGVRPSAICYALKNMKVTRKKKELRYRERNREERMKYYRVLRELIKIYGSESLVFIDESGFEEFQACFYAWSKKGKKVFGDRQGKRGKRENLVAGRRKGKKDFIAPMVFTRSLNAEGFEGWLSLYLLPSLTITSVLIMDNAPIHRKTVIKQLVEEAGHQVVFLPKYSPDLNDIEHDFSALKRARMYAPVGTPLDEIIRTYCVA; encoded by the coding sequence ATGTCTTATAGCCTAGACTTGAGAAAAAAAGTAATCGATTATGTAGAGAATGGGGGAAGCATAACCAAAGCCGCCGCTCTATTTAATATAGGAAGAGCGACGATATATAGATGGCTAGGTAGGGAAAAACTGGAAGCAACAAAGGTAAAACACCGTCAGAGAAAGCTGGACTGGAAAGCACTGTCAAAAGATGTCCAAGAAAATCCCGAGGCAAGATTAAGAGACAGAGCCGAGAAATTTGGAGTGAGACCAAGTGCCATTTGCTATGCCTTAAAAAACATGAAAGTTACCAGAAAAAAGAAGGAACTTCGTTATAGAGAAAGAAACCGAGAAGAAAGAATGAAATACTACAGAGTGCTGAGAGAATTGATTAAAATATATGGAAGTGAAAGCCTTGTATTTATTGATGAGTCAGGGTTTGAAGAATTTCAAGCCTGTTTTTATGCTTGGTCAAAAAAAGGGAAGAAAGTCTTTGGAGATAGACAAGGAAAACGAGGAAAAAGAGAGAACCTTGTCGCTGGTAGAAGAAAGGGAAAAAAAGACTTTATTGCACCGATGGTATTTACGAGAAGCCTGAATGCCGAAGGTTTTGAAGGGTGGTTATCTTTATATTTGTTGCCCTCTCTAACCATAACATCAGTATTAATTATGGATAATGCACCAATTCATCGGAAGACAGTCATTAAACAACTGGTAGAGGAAGCAGGTCATCAGGTCGTGTTTTTGCCAAAATACTCTCCTGATTTAAATGATATCGAACATGATTTTAGTGCATTAAAGAGGGCAAGAATGTATGCTCCTGTGGGGACACCCCTTGATGAAATTATTCGTACTTATTGTGTCGCCTAG
- a CDS encoding potassium-transporting ATPase subunit F, with translation MKAAPRKYRFFGYIFLNFCLTILFSSIVQASTGSTIDRGQASALTLLGLVAFALFIYLFLVIFVPERF, from the coding sequence ATGAAAGCAGCCCCTAGAAAATACCGATTTTTTGGGTACATTTTCTTAAATTTCTGTCTAACAATTCTTTTCTCCTCCATCGTTCAAGCTTCTACGGGAAGCACTATCGATAGGGGGCAAGCCTCTGCATTAACCCTTTTAGGATTAGTCGCCTTTGCTTTATTTATCTATCTGTTCTTGGTCATCTTTGTACCGGAGAGGTTTTAA
- the kdpC gene encoding K(+)-transporting ATPase subunit C: MSFAREAGRAIRSTLVLWVITALIYPFSMIAIGQILFPWQANGSLITNNQGQVVGSALIGQPFISDRYFNSRPSTTNYSTADPKNDPNKVLQTGISGASNLAPSNPALIDRIKGKPDPDPAKAIQGEIPRLEKGAIKPTAALVYTSGSGLDPHITPEAARAQIERVARVRGLPTNQVEILVTKNTDERFLGIFGEPGVNLLKLNLALDAIANTR; encoded by the coding sequence ATGAGTTTTGCACGCGAGGCCGGTAGAGCCATCCGTTCTACCCTAGTTCTCTGGGTAATTACTGCCCTGATCTATCCTTTCTCGATGATCGCCATCGGTCAAATTCTTTTTCCCTGGCAAGCAAACGGGAGTTTAATTACCAATAATCAAGGTCAAGTGGTGGGTTCGGCTCTAATTGGGCAACCTTTCATCAGCGATCGCTATTTTAATAGTCGTCCGAGTACCACCAACTACAGTACGGCCGATCCGAAAAACGATCCTAACAAAGTCCTGCAAACCGGAATTTCGGGGGCGAGTAACCTAGCTCCCAGTAACCCCGCATTAATCGATCGCATTAAAGGAAAACCCGATCCCGATCCGGCAAAAGCTATACAGGGGGAGATTCCCCGATTAGAGAAAGGGGCAATTAAACCCACCGCGGCTCTGGTGTACACCTCCGGTTCTGGTCTTGATCCCCATATCACCCCGGAGGCCGCCAGAGCGCAGATCGAGCGGGTGGCGCGGGTGCGGGGATTACCGACGAATCAAGTGGAGATCCTCGTTACCAAAAACACCGACGAGCGCTTTCTCGGCATCTTCGGCGAACCGGGGGTTAACCTACTGAAACTGAATCTGGCTCTAGATGCGATCGCAAATACCCGATAG
- a CDS encoding YdcF family protein produces MAKKPKNVARKHRHWQRWLKLTPILVFGFIIFNLAINLAIRLPINQQKPVDAILVLGGSIRREIYVANLAQQYPDIPILISQGSKDPCILLLFERAKAPKTNVWLEKCADSTFGNFFFAVPILKQWGVHKVKVVTSPTHLPRAKWLAAIHLQSHGIAVEIDAVREIGIPGNHESKLKTGLDVTRSIIWAFVGQLISPPCWQVIPLNSVDLEAWHDEGFKCESQGKIS; encoded by the coding sequence ATGGCGAAAAAACCGAAAAATGTTGCTCGTAAACACCGGCATTGGCAAAGATGGTTAAAACTAACTCCGATTCTGGTTTTTGGGTTTATTATCTTTAATTTAGCGATTAATTTAGCCATCCGCTTGCCAATTAATCAACAAAAACCCGTTGATGCCATCTTAGTTTTGGGGGGCAGCATTCGTCGGGAAATTTATGTAGCCAATCTAGCCCAGCAATACCCCGATATACCGATTTTAATTTCCCAAGGCTCGAAAGACCCCTGTATTTTATTACTATTTGAACGGGCAAAAGCGCCAAAAACTAACGTCTGGTTAGAAAAGTGTGCTGATTCTACCTTCGGCAATTTTTTCTTTGCCGTGCCAATTTTAAAACAATGGGGAGTACATAAAGTAAAAGTTGTCACCTCTCCTACTCATTTACCCCGCGCTAAATGGTTAGCAGCAATTCACTTGCAATCCCACGGTATAGCAGTAGAAATCGATGCAGTCCGAGAAATTGGTATCCCGGGTAATCACGAATCAAAGCTAAAAACTGGGTTAGATGTGACTAGAAGTATAATTTGGGCTTTTGTCGGACAATTAATCTCTCCCCCCTGTTGGCAAGTCATTCCCTTAAATTCCGTTGATTTAGAAGCTTGGCACGATGAAGGTTTTAAATGTGAATCCCAAGGTAAGATCAGCTAA
- a CDS encoding DNA gyrase/topoisomerase IV subunit A, with the protein MAKQLDFLASGQIIPTALHQEMERSYLEYAMSVIVGRALPDVRDGLKPVHRRILYAMHELGLTPDRPFRKCARVVGDVLGKYHPHGDQSVYEALVRMVQDFSSRYPLLSGHGNFGSIDNDPPAAMRYTETRLAGIGDQAVLGGISEAIVNFSSNFDNSQQEPVVLPAQLPILILNGCSGIAVGMATNIPPHNLGEVVEGLIALIDNPDLSEEKLVEIIPGPDFPTGGEILDDTGIREAYRTGRGIIPVRGVAKTETIIIEGKRRRERTAIVVTELPFQVNKAAWIEKIAELVNLGKLEGIADIRDESNREGIRVVIELKRESQPQQVLAALYQQTALQTNFGAIILALVDNQPRQLSLKQVLQEFLRFRETTLTRQYGDELQQASDRLHLVEGLLLALQNIDRVVDILKNAPDGTTAKYRFQAELGISDAQADSILAMPLRRLTGLERQKLETEATELQAKIQQLETLLHNRQEFLKSLKKELRSLKKKFADSRRTKIPTGKSGNRKQETGDRRQETGDRRQETAGKKQDSAVKKQETVPMKKFSPPETKEVSLPTPHTPHPTPHTPHPTPHTPHPTPHTPHPTPSFKAEVKKQENKVKKKPESENPPSLSLFTPQEPPENAILLLDAEDKISWTTEEERAPDRGLIIYQQAIEKRENFLVILDNAKAYPIATREVPPKDNQPVLISSLLTKTAQKDSEAVLNQFFLTEPQKNQELLLLSQQGRIKRLPIDELEGVGSRGLSLMKLKEDDRLYGAIFTHEGLDLAIATSSGRVLRYPVREELLPMMSKSAQGLAILRLRYGEHLAGCVSLPHRENLLLISGLGYGKRLAIENLRLSQLGDLGSPALQFVNKQDSLAAMVAAREGSIVLLSTNQNRKLPLEVETVTVTGKDGTGSQLVKLNPAEKIIKAQLLHHL; encoded by the coding sequence ATGGCCAAACAACTGGATTTCTTAGCTAGTGGTCAAATTATACCCACGGCCTTACACCAAGAGATGGAACGCTCCTATCTAGAATATGCCATGAGTGTGATCGTGGGGCGAGCCTTGCCGGATGTACGGGATGGACTAAAACCAGTGCATCGTCGCATATTATACGCTATGCACGAACTGGGTTTGACTCCCGATCGCCCTTTTCGCAAATGTGCGCGGGTGGTGGGGGATGTCTTGGGTAAATATCATCCCCACGGCGATCAGTCAGTGTACGAGGCACTGGTTCGTATGGTACAGGATTTTTCCAGTCGTTACCCACTTTTATCGGGCCATGGTAACTTTGGTTCGATCGATAACGACCCCCCGGCGGCCATGCGTTATACAGAAACCCGTTTGGCCGGCATCGGTGATCAGGCGGTTTTAGGGGGAATTAGCGAAGCTATCGTTAATTTTAGCAGTAATTTTGATAATTCTCAACAGGAACCGGTTGTTTTACCCGCTCAGTTACCGATACTGATTCTTAATGGTTGTTCGGGTATTGCGGTGGGAATGGCGACTAATATTCCCCCCCATAATTTAGGGGAAGTGGTGGAAGGTTTAATCGCTTTGATTGATAATCCCGATTTAAGCGAGGAAAAGTTAGTAGAAATTATCCCCGGTCCCGATTTTCCCACGGGAGGCGAGATTTTAGATGATACTGGCATTCGGGAGGCTTATCGCACCGGTAGGGGGATTATTCCCGTGCGCGGAGTGGCGAAAACTGAAACAATTATCATTGAGGGCAAGCGCCGAAGGGAAAGGACGGCAATTGTGGTTACTGAGTTGCCTTTTCAGGTGAATAAGGCGGCATGGATCGAAAAAATCGCCGAATTAGTCAATTTAGGGAAATTGGAGGGAATTGCCGATATCCGCGATGAAAGCAATCGCGAAGGCATTCGGGTGGTGATTGAATTAAAGCGGGAAAGTCAACCGCAGCAGGTTTTGGCGGCTTTATACCAACAAACGGCCCTACAGACTAATTTTGGGGCGATTATCCTCGCTTTGGTCGATAATCAACCCCGGCAGTTATCTTTAAAACAAGTTTTACAGGAATTCTTGCGCTTTCGAGAAACAACTCTCACCCGTCAGTATGGCGATGAGTTGCAACAGGCCAGCGATCGCTTACACCTAGTCGAGGGTTTATTATTAGCTTTGCAGAATATCGATCGAGTGGTGGATATTCTCAAAAATGCCCCCGATGGTACGACGGCTAAGTATCGTTTTCAGGCAGAATTGGGCATTAGTGACGCTCAAGCTGATTCTATCTTGGCTATGCCCCTACGTCGTTTAACCGGTTTGGAAAGACAAAAATTAGAGACGGAAGCGACGGAATTGCAAGCAAAAATTCAACAGTTGGAAACTCTCCTCCATAACCGTCAGGAGTTTCTCAAGTCTCTGAAAAAAGAATTGCGCTCTTTAAAGAAAAAATTCGCCGATAGCAGACGGACAAAAATTCCCACTGGGAAGTCGGGAAACAGGAAACAGGAGACAGGAGACAGGAGACAGGAGACAGGAGACAGGAGACAGGAGACAGCAGGGAAGAAACAGGATTCTGCTGTTAAAAAACAGGAGACAGTCCCGATGAAAAAATTTTCACCACCAGAGACGAAAGAGGTTTCCTTACCTACACCCCACACCCCACACCCCACACCCCACACCCCACACCCCACACCCCACACCCCACACCCCACACCCCACACCCCACACCCTACACCCTCTTTCAAGGCAGAAGTTAAAAAGCAGGAGAATAAAGTTAAGAAAAAGCCTGAGAGTGAGAATCCACCGAGTTTAAGCCTATTTACGCCCCAAGAACCCCCAGAAAATGCAATTTTATTGCTTGATGCCGAAGATAAAATTAGTTGGACGACAGAGGAAGAGCGAGCGCCGGACCGGGGTTTAATTATCTATCAACAGGCGATCGAAAAACGGGAAAATTTCCTAGTTATCCTCGATAATGCTAAAGCTTACCCGATTGCTACCCGGGAAGTTCCTCCAAAAGACAATCAACCGGTGTTAATCTCCAGTCTGCTGACCAAAACCGCCCAAAAAGATTCAGAAGCCGTGTTAAATCAATTTTTCTTGACAGAACCTCAAAAAAATCAAGAATTGCTTTTACTGAGTCAACAGGGGCGAATAAAGCGGCTTCCCATCGATGAATTAGAGGGGGTTGGTAGTCGGGGTTTGTCCCTCATGAAATTGAAAGAAGACGATCGCCTGTATGGCGCTATTTTTACTCACGAGGGTCTGGACTTAGCGATCGCCACCAGTAGCGGTCGGGTGTTGCGTTATCCCGTGCGCGAGGAATTATTGCCAATGATGAGTAAATCCGCTCAGGGTTTAGCAATTTTGCGATTGCGCTACGGGGAACATCTAGCCGGCTGTGTTTCTCTCCCCCATCGGGAAAATCTGCTGCTGATTTCGGGATTAGGTTACGGGAAAAGACTGGCGATCGAGAATTTACGTTTATCACAATTAGGCGATCTTGGTTCACCCGCTTTACAATTCGTCAACAAACAGGATAGTTTAGCGGCCATGGTAGCGGCCCGGGAGGGGAGTATAGTGTTATTAAGTACCAATCAGAATCGAAAACTGCCCTTAGAGGTAGAGACTGTGACAGTTACGGGTAAAGACGGGACAGGTTCACAATTAGTCAAACTCAACCCCGCAGAAAAAATTATCAAAGCACAATTGTTACACCATCTCTAA
- a CDS encoding response regulator gives MTTVLIVEDDPINFRVFAKILTKRGGLEVKGTEDVEEVLRIARDKEADVILMDVSLSHSVYEGKAVDGIKISQILKANPETADLPVIIVTAHAMEGDRENFLKQSQADGYISKPVVDHQAFVDQILAIIDQKLV, from the coding sequence ATGACGACTGTTTTGATTGTAGAAGACGACCCGATAAATTTTCGCGTTTTTGCCAAAATTTTGACCAAACGAGGTGGTCTAGAGGTCAAAGGGACTGAAGACGTGGAAGAAGTGCTTCGTATTGCTCGGGATAAGGAAGCGGACGTGATCTTAATGGATGTCTCCCTCTCCCATAGTGTCTATGAAGGGAAAGCGGTAGATGGCATTAAAATCAGCCAAATTCTCAAAGCTAACCCCGAAACCGCCGATTTACCCGTTATTATCGTCACCGCTCACGCTATGGAGGGCGATCGAGAGAATTTTCTCAAGCAGAGTCAGGCCGATGGTTATATTTCTAAACCAGTGGTTGATCACCAAGCTTTTGTTGATCAAATTTTGGCGATCATCGATCAGAAGCTGGTCTAA
- a CDS encoding M15 family metallopeptidase, with amino-acid sequence MKPYQKIPIRECGEPLVPIPADKFVIPSPHAYEKLGANYRGKSPYFLRQGVLNALIDAQNRLQVYQPGWQILIFDAYRPVEVQQFMVDYSFQTLLDTRGLAREKLSEAESQAILTEVYTIWAFPSDNAATPPPHSTGAAIDITLVDEKGQAIDMGGEIDEISERSHPDYYIAAKSPREQSYHQKRVLLAKVMEEAGFSRHKGEWWHFSLGDQMWAWSLDRAYAIYGRVED; translated from the coding sequence ATGAAACCCTACCAAAAAATTCCTATTCGTGAATGTGGGGAACCCCTAGTACCTATACCCGCAGATAAGTTTGTTATTCCTTCTCCCCATGCTTACGAGAAATTAGGGGCCAATTATCGGGGTAAATCTCCCTATTTTTTGCGACAAGGGGTGTTAAATGCTCTGATTGACGCTCAAAACCGTCTGCAAGTCTATCAACCCGGTTGGCAAATTTTGATTTTTGATGCCTATCGACCGGTGGAAGTGCAACAATTTATGGTCGATTATAGTTTTCAGACTCTCCTAGACACAAGAGGATTAGCCAGAGAGAAACTATCGGAGGCAGAAAGTCAAGCGATTTTAACAGAAGTTTACACTATTTGGGCGTTTCCCAGCGATAATGCCGCCACTCCGCCTCCCCATAGTACCGGAGCGGCGATCGATATTACCCTGGTGGACGAGAAGGGACAAGCCATCGACATGGGGGGAGAAATCGATGAGATCAGTGAGCGATCGCATCCCGATTATTATATCGCCGCAAAAAGCCCGCGAGAACAGAGTTATCATCAAAAACGAGTTTTATTGGCTAAAGTGATGGAGGAGGCGGGATTTAGCCGACATAAGGGGGAATGGTGGCATTTTTCCCTAGGGGATCAGATGTGGGCCTGGTCGCTCGATCGAGCCTACGCCATCTATGGCAGAGTGGAGGATTAA
- the dndC gene encoding DNA phosphorothioation system sulfurtransferase DndC — MLEKTTSIFPNRAIEEFVEDIKSITQEIQELYCLDSIPWIIGVSWGKDSTAVLQLVWNAIASLPEEKRHKTIYVITTDTQVENPLVSTWVNKCIKKLEISAKDHQIPIKPYQINPSVKETFWVCLIGKGYPAPRRGFRWCTERMKIQPVNYFIRDVVRENGEAIVILGARKTESSARSVTIERHKVGRLRERLSPHTHLINSLVYTPIEDWRTDEVWMYLMQWENPWGGDNKELLAMYRGATADNECPLVVDTSTPSCGDSRFGCWVCTLVNKDKSMEAMIQNDQEKEWLQPLLDLRNELDIEDDRPKRDFRRIFGKVQLFERNLNGEISIEPIPGPYTKQWREYWLRRVLEAQESVRTNAPEEMKDITLITTEELSEIRRIWREEKHEFDDQLPKIYKQVTGETFQDPRPGADNNLLGSEEWDILADICAEDSMHLELLAKLIDTERQYFLKISRKGIYKDLEKCFESSSRSKEEAIENARYVYDLKNAAQSGNIAQVKEQLKESFSEPEKDPQKQLTWASMKFPTTDEEEE; from the coding sequence CATAGGTGTATCTTGGGGAAAAGATAGCACAGCAGTTTTACAATTGGTTTGGAATGCGATCGCTAGTTTGCCAGAAGAAAAAAGACATAAAACAATTTATGTTATTACAACAGATACTCAAGTTGAAAATCCTCTTGTATCTACTTGGGTTAACAAATGTATAAAAAAATTGGAAATATCGGCGAAAGATCATCAAATACCTATTAAACCTTATCAGATCAATCCTTCTGTTAAGGAAACTTTCTGGGTTTGTTTGATTGGGAAGGGCTATCCCGCACCACGACGAGGATTTCGCTGGTGTACTGAACGGATGAAAATACAACCTGTTAATTATTTTATTCGAGATGTTGTTAGAGAAAATGGTGAGGCAATAGTTATTTTAGGTGCGCGAAAAACGGAAAGCTCCGCACGATCAGTAACCATAGAAAGACATAAAGTAGGGAGATTAAGGGAGCGTCTTAGCCCTCATACTCACTTGATTAATTCACTTGTTTATACTCCCATAGAAGATTGGCGTACTGATGAAGTATGGATGTACTTAATGCAGTGGGAAAATCCCTGGGGAGGAGATAACAAAGAATTATTAGCAATGTATCGAGGAGCGACTGCGGATAATGAATGTCCCCTAGTGGTAGATACTTCCACTCCTAGCTGTGGAGATTCGCGCTTTGGTTGTTGGGTTTGTACTTTGGTGAATAAAGATAAATCGATGGAGGCAATGATACAGAATGACCAAGAAAAAGAATGGTTACAACCGCTTTTAGACCTTCGCAACGAATTAGATATAGAAGATGACCGACCAAAACGGGATTTTCGCCGTATCTTTGGGAAAGTACAATTATTTGAAAGAAACTTAAATGGAGAAATATCGATCGAACCCATACCCGGTCCTTATACTAAACAATGGCGAGAATATTGGCTGAGAAGGGTATTAGAAGCTCAGGAGAGCGTGCGTACTAATGCCCCAGAGGAGATGAAAGATATTACCCTAATTACCACGGAGGAACTCAGCGAAATTCGCCGGATTTGGAGGGAAGAAAAGCACGAATTTGATGACCAATTACCGAAGATTTATAAACAAGTGACTGGAGAAACTTTTCAAGACCCGCGACCGGGAGCGGATAATAATCTTTTGGGGAGTGAAGAATGGGATATCCTCGCGGATATCTGTGCCGAGGATTCCATGCACCTAGAATTATTGGCTAAACTGATCGATACAGAACGTCAATATTTTCTAAAAATCTCTCGCAAGGGTATTTACAAAGACCTAGAAAAATGCTTTGAGTCTAGTTCTCGTAGTAAAGAGGAAGCGATCGAAAATGCTCGTTATGTCTATGATCTAAAGAATGCCGCTCAAAGTGGCAATATTGCTCAGGTGAAAGAACAACTCAAGGAGAGTTTTAGTGAACCGGAAAAAGACCCGCAAAAACAGTTAACTTGGGCCAGTATGAAATTCCCTACAACCGATGAGGAGGAAGAATAA